The following are encoded in a window of Gramella sp. MT6 genomic DNA:
- the dapA gene encoding 4-hydroxy-tetrahydrodipicolinate synthase gives MEAFVGTGVALITPFKEDLSVDTDALTNLVKDQIANGIEYLVVLGTTAESATLNKQEKELIKDTVRTANAGKLPLVLGIGGNDTAALAEELKTSNLDGFDAILSVSPYYNKPTQEGIYRHFKAVSEASPLPVILYNVPGRTASNVLPETINRIARECDNIIGVKEAAGDIVQAMKLISLVPEDFMVISGDDMVTLPMTLAGGKGVISVIGQGLPREFSDMVRAGLEGKVAEAYKLHYRIAPSIELIFAEGNPAGIKALLAKKGLISNYLRLPLVEASDALTNRIHSFMDNF, from the coding sequence ATGGAAGCCTTTGTGGGAACGGGAGTAGCATTAATCACTCCATTTAAAGAGGATTTATCTGTAGATACTGATGCTTTAACTAATCTGGTTAAGGATCAGATAGCGAATGGAATTGAATATCTGGTAGTATTGGGTACTACCGCCGAAAGCGCAACTCTAAATAAGCAAGAGAAGGAGCTAATTAAGGATACGGTGAGAACAGCTAACGCCGGGAAATTACCTCTGGTTCTTGGAATAGGTGGTAATGATACAGCTGCACTGGCAGAAGAATTAAAAACATCTAACCTTGATGGTTTTGATGCGATTCTTTCGGTTTCTCCTTATTACAATAAGCCTACACAAGAAGGGATCTATCGTCATTTTAAGGCAGTATCAGAAGCTTCTCCATTGCCGGTTATTCTTTACAATGTACCTGGAAGAACAGCTTCAAATGTTTTACCTGAAACAATAAATCGCATCGCAAGAGAATGTGATAATATTATAGGAGTTAAAGAAGCAGCCGGAGATATTGTGCAGGCTATGAAACTTATTAGCCTGGTGCCTGAAGATTTTATGGTAATCTCTGGAGATGATATGGTCACTTTACCCATGACGCTTGCCGGAGGGAAAGGTGTTATTTCTGTAATTGGTCAGGGACTTCCCAGAGAATTTTCAGATATGGTAAGAGCAGGTCTGGAAGGTAAAGTGGCTGAAGCTTATAAACTACATTACAGGATCGCCCCTTCCATCGAGCTTATTTTTGCTGAAGGTAATCCTGCCGGGATCAAAGCCCTGCTGGCTAAAAAAGGATTGATCTCTAATTATTTACGACTTCCATTGGTAGAAGCATCGGATGCATTGACCAATCGCATCCATAGTTTTATGGATAACTTTTAA
- a CDS encoding 5'-nucleotidase encodes MHNRIFFTLSLAVLLISCKGTNTDSIQLSEVNSERFTVDESIKGDKEIEEFIAPFKEHLNATLDSVIAFNPKLLSKNDGDLNTAIGNLMADIVMVQANPVIKKRSGKDIDMVLLNKGGIRAELPAGGVTARSAYNLMPFENEIVVAELNGKQIKQMLKYLEKAKSAHPVSGIKILADRDYKTIKATIQGKEIDENKTFLVATSDYLLNGGDNMMFFKDPVNIYGADYKIRNALIDYFTKVDTIKAEIDDRYIRE; translated from the coding sequence ATGCATAACAGAATATTTTTCACACTATCCCTAGCAGTCTTGCTAATTTCCTGCAAGGGAACAAATACAGATTCAATCCAGTTATCTGAAGTAAATTCCGAAAGATTTACCGTAGATGAATCAATAAAGGGAGATAAGGAAATAGAAGAATTCATCGCTCCATTTAAAGAACATTTAAATGCAACTTTAGATTCTGTCATCGCCTTTAACCCAAAGCTGCTTTCCAAGAATGACGGAGACCTTAATACTGCCATTGGAAACCTTATGGCAGATATCGTTATGGTTCAGGCAAATCCGGTCATTAAGAAAAGGTCAGGTAAAGATATCGATATGGTTTTGCTAAATAAAGGCGGAATAAGAGCTGAACTACCTGCCGGTGGAGTGACCGCAAGATCTGCCTATAACCTTATGCCTTTTGAGAATGAGATCGTGGTAGCAGAACTTAACGGCAAACAAATAAAGCAAATGCTCAAATATCTTGAAAAAGCTAAATCGGCACACCCGGTTAGCGGAATTAAGATCCTGGCAGATAGGGATTACAAAACCATTAAAGCCACGATTCAAGGTAAAGAGATCGATGAAAACAAAACTTTTTTGGTCGCTACTTCAGATTATCTTCTTAATGGAGGGGACAATATGATGTTTTTTAAAGATCCGGTGAATATTTATGGTGCCGATTACAAGATCAGGAACGCGCTTATAGATTACTTTACTAAAGTAGATACTATCAAAGCCGAAATAGACGATCGATATATTAGAGAATAA
- a CDS encoding metallophosphatase yields MKRKDFIQNTAAATAFVSIGGLSSLSFKPAAEKHITILHTNDVHSHIEPFGPEEGRNANLGGIARRATLIEKIRLENPNTLLLDAGDIFQGTPYFNFYGGELEFKLMSKLKYDAATIGNHDFDNGIDGLYAQLPHADFDFLVSNYDFSNTIMDGQTKDYRVFKKDGVKIGVFGLGIELKGLVNDKLYKETKYLDPLEMATEVGSKLKNEEKCDLVLCLSHLGYEYKSNKVSDIKLARATENIDLIIGGHTHTFLEKPTVEKNKAGKNVLVNQVGCYGLYLGRVDFYLDAGKNLKADGTKVAVK; encoded by the coding sequence ATGAAAAGAAAAGACTTTATACAAAACACAGCAGCGGCTACAGCATTTGTAAGCATTGGAGGATTATCATCCCTTTCTTTCAAACCGGCAGCTGAAAAACATATTACCATTCTGCACACCAATGATGTACACAGCCATATTGAACCATTTGGTCCAGAAGAAGGCCGCAATGCCAACCTTGGCGGCATTGCCAGAAGAGCAACTTTGATCGAGAAGATAAGGCTTGAAAATCCGAATACGCTTTTACTTGATGCGGGAGATATTTTTCAGGGTACGCCCTACTTCAACTTTTATGGTGGGGAACTGGAATTTAAACTCATGAGCAAATTAAAATATGATGCAGCAACCATTGGGAATCATGATTTCGACAATGGCATTGATGGACTTTACGCTCAATTGCCTCATGCCGATTTTGATTTTTTGGTCTCCAATTATGATTTCAGCAACACCATTATGGACGGTCAGACCAAAGATTACAGGGTTTTTAAGAAAGATGGAGTAAAGATCGGTGTTTTTGGACTTGGAATCGAATTGAAAGGCCTGGTGAATGATAAGCTTTATAAGGAAACCAAATATCTGGATCCCTTGGAAATGGCTACCGAGGTAGGTTCAAAATTAAAGAATGAAGAAAAATGTGATCTGGTACTCTGTCTTTCTCACCTAGGCTATGAATACAAGAGTAATAAGGTATCTGATATTAAACTAGCACGTGCAACTGAAAATATCGACCTTATTATTGGTGGTCACACTCATACTTTCCTGGAGAAACCAACAGTTGAAAAAAACAAGGCTGGTAAAAATGTACTGGTAAATCAGGTTGGATGCTACGGACTTTATTTAGGCAGGGTAGACTTCTATCTTGATGCCGGTAAAAATCTTAAGGCCGATGGAACCAAGGTTGCAGTGAAATAA
- a CDS encoding M15 family metallopeptidase, producing the protein MRKLFPVLFSFFSLFSGLINAQEIPEDFVHLDEVIPDIIYEIRYADNHNFVGKPIKGYEAEQAIMSKKAAMALAEVQKELILKDYMLKVFDAYRPQRAVNHFVEWAREESDTLMKSEFYPDVPKSKLFELGYIASSSGHSRGSTVDLTLINVDDCEEVDMGGNYDFFGEVSHHYTDRITAEQKRNREILRLTMRKHGFRSYSEEWWHYTYDAEPYPDTYFDFPVK; encoded by the coding sequence ATGAGAAAATTATTCCCGGTACTTTTTAGTTTTTTTAGCCTGTTTTCAGGATTAATCAATGCCCAGGAGATTCCTGAGGATTTTGTACATCTTGATGAGGTGATCCCAGATATCATTTATGAGATACGATATGCCGACAATCACAATTTTGTAGGTAAACCTATTAAAGGATACGAAGCTGAGCAGGCGATAATGAGTAAAAAAGCAGCGATGGCCTTAGCAGAAGTTCAGAAGGAATTGATACTTAAAGATTATATGCTGAAGGTGTTCGACGCATATCGGCCACAAAGAGCTGTGAATCATTTTGTAGAATGGGCAAGAGAGGAAAGTGATACCCTGATGAAATCTGAATTTTATCCTGATGTTCCAAAAAGCAAACTTTTCGAGTTAGGTTATATCGCTTCAAGTTCGGGGCATTCCAGAGGAAGTACAGTAGACCTTACGCTAATAAATGTGGATGATTGTGAAGAAGTTGACATGGGTGGAAACTATGATTTCTTCGGAGAGGTCTCTCATCATTATACAGATAGGATAACCGCAGAGCAGAAAAGAAACCGTGAAATTCTCAGACTGACCATGCGTAAGCATGGGTTCAGGTCTTATTCTGAGGAATGGTGGCATTATACTTATGATGCCGAACCATATCCAGATACTTATTTTGATTTTCCGGTTAAATAA
- the ligA gene encoding NAD-dependent DNA ligase LigA — protein MDVEKKIQTLRKELQEHNYNYYVLDKPVISDYEFDMKLKELQELEEKHPEFEDPNSPTQRVGGAITKNFETVVHDHRMYSLSNSYSKEELEEWETRVRKIVEGKVQYVCELKYDGASISLTYKNGILDRAVTRGDGFQGDDVTNNVRTIRSVPLKLKGEYPEKFDIRGEIVLPYEGFAKMNAERVDIGEEPYANPRNTASGSLKLQDSAEVSKRPLECLLYSIVGENTGIGSQFEGLERARNWGFKVPAESELKNSIDEVLDYINYWDQHRHDLPYETDGVVVKVNDFHQQEELGHTAKSPRWAIAYKFKAEQESTKLKKITYQVGRTGAITPVANLEPVQLAGTVVKRASLHNADQIEKLDVREGDTVFVEKGGEIIPKIVGVDFTKRDPDSEPTQYATNCPECGTELIRNEGEAQHYCPNTNGCPPQIIGRIQHYISRKAMDIEGLGGETVALLVNAGLIENYADLYTLKKEDVLPLERMAEKSADNLIAGIEKSKEIPFERVLFALGIRYVGETVAKKLAKHFKNIDALALASEEELVNVDEIGERIAWSVVDFFKTESNREIVQRLKEYGVQLEISAEKLANQTELLNGNSFVISGVFEKVSRNELKKMIEDNGGKVSSSISSKTNYLVAGDNMGPSKLAKAEKLGTKIINEDDFLKMLN, from the coding sequence ATGGACGTCGAAAAGAAAATTCAGACTCTTCGCAAGGAATTACAGGAGCATAATTATAATTACTATGTGCTGGATAAGCCTGTAATTAGCGATTATGAATTCGATATGAAATTAAAGGAGCTTCAGGAACTTGAGGAGAAACATCCCGAATTTGAAGATCCAAATTCTCCAACTCAAAGAGTAGGAGGGGCTATTACCAAGAATTTTGAAACTGTGGTCCATGATCACAGGATGTATTCGCTTTCTAATTCATATTCTAAAGAAGAGCTTGAAGAGTGGGAGACCCGGGTTAGAAAGATTGTTGAAGGTAAAGTGCAATATGTTTGCGAACTAAAGTATGATGGTGCGTCCATAAGTCTTACTTATAAAAATGGTATCCTGGATAGAGCGGTGACGCGAGGAGATGGATTTCAGGGAGATGATGTTACCAATAATGTGAGAACCATTCGTTCTGTACCTCTTAAGCTGAAAGGGGAGTATCCTGAAAAATTCGACATTCGAGGGGAGATTGTTCTTCCCTATGAAGGCTTTGCGAAAATGAATGCAGAGCGTGTGGATATTGGGGAAGAGCCTTATGCTAATCCCAGGAATACCGCTTCAGGAAGTTTGAAGCTTCAGGACAGTGCAGAAGTTTCCAAGCGGCCTTTAGAGTGTTTGTTATATAGTATTGTAGGGGAAAATACCGGAATAGGATCTCAATTCGAAGGTTTAGAAAGAGCCAGAAACTGGGGTTTTAAGGTACCTGCTGAGTCTGAATTGAAGAATTCTATAGATGAAGTCCTTGATTATATCAATTACTGGGATCAACATAGGCATGATCTTCCTTATGAAACTGATGGAGTGGTGGTGAAGGTGAACGATTTTCATCAGCAGGAAGAACTAGGTCATACGGCTAAATCTCCGCGCTGGGCGATCGCTTACAAGTTTAAGGCAGAGCAGGAAAGCACTAAACTTAAAAAGATCACCTACCAGGTAGGAAGAACAGGAGCGATCACTCCGGTTGCTAATCTTGAACCTGTTCAGCTTGCTGGTACTGTAGTAAAGAGAGCTTCTTTGCATAATGCAGACCAGATCGAGAAACTGGATGTTAGGGAAGGAGATACCGTTTTTGTAGAAAAGGGTGGAGAGATCATTCCTAAGATCGTTGGGGTAGATTTCACCAAAAGAGACCCTGACAGTGAGCCTACTCAATATGCGACCAATTGCCCCGAATGTGGTACAGAACTGATAAGAAATGAAGGGGAGGCTCAGCATTACTGCCCGAATACAAATGGATGTCCGCCGCAGATCATTGGCAGAATTCAGCATTATATTTCGCGAAAGGCCATGGATATTGAAGGCCTTGGAGGCGAAACGGTTGCTCTACTGGTAAATGCCGGGCTTATCGAGAATTATGCTGATCTGTACACCCTGAAAAAGGAAGATGTTCTGCCACTAGAACGAATGGCAGAGAAGTCTGCAGATAATCTTATTGCAGGAATTGAAAAATCTAAAGAGATCCCTTTTGAAAGGGTTCTTTTTGCCCTTGGAATAAGATATGTGGGTGAGACAGTAGCTAAAAAACTCGCCAAACATTTCAAGAATATCGATGCGCTTGCTTTGGCTTCAGAAGAAGAGTTAGTGAATGTAGATGAGATAGGTGAGCGTATTGCCTGGAGTGTGGTAGATTTCTTTAAGACAGAATCGAACCGCGAGATCGTGCAAAGGTTGAAAGAATATGGAGTTCAATTAGAAATTTCTGCAGAGAAACTGGCTAACCAAACAGAGCTGCTTAACGGAAATAGTTTTGTGATATCAGGAGTTTTTGAGAAGGTTTCCAGAAACGAACTAAAAAAGATGATAGAGGATAATGGCGGGAAGGTATCGAGTTCAATTTCTTCTAAAACAAATTACCTCGTTGCTGGAGATAATATGGGGCCTAGTAAACTGGCAAAAGCCGAGAAGCTGGGGACCAAAATCATTAATGAAGATGATTTCCTGAAAATGTTGAATTAA
- a CDS encoding VOC family protein yields MKIKKLKIYTSNIKQQLELYRDELGFEIANYTEDSFELVAGYSILRFEFREKATPYHIAFHVPDVQENEALRWLENIIPVLKYNDDKIIDFSNWQAKSIYFYDKDKNIMELISRREFQKPESAIFNSSNIVGLAEIGMVTKEIKPKFEKLKLECGLDHFDGDFDRFCAIGDPSGLLITINNDKKDWFPTSDKAYSSDFELEFEHDSKTFKLNFSNDELKISEI; encoded by the coding sequence ATGAAAATCAAAAAACTCAAAATATATACTTCTAATATCAAACAACAGCTTGAGCTTTACCGCGATGAACTTGGTTTTGAGATCGCGAATTATACAGAAGATAGTTTCGAACTGGTAGCCGGTTATTCTATTTTGAGGTTTGAATTCAGAGAGAAGGCGACGCCGTATCATATTGCATTTCATGTACCCGATGTGCAGGAAAATGAAGCATTAAGATGGCTCGAGAATATTATTCCAGTCTTAAAGTATAACGATGATAAGATTATAGATTTTTCTAACTGGCAGGCGAAATCGATCTATTTTTATGATAAGGATAAAAATATAATGGAGCTTATTTCCAGAAGAGAGTTTCAGAAGCCGGAATCGGCAATTTTCAACAGCTCCAATATTGTAGGCCTTGCTGAAATTGGAATGGTGACAAAAGAAATAAAACCTAAGTTCGAAAAGCTTAAACTCGAATGTGGTCTCGATCATTTTGACGGAGATTTTGATAGGTTCTGTGCCATAGGCGATCCTTCAGGATTGTTGATCACCATAAATAATGATAAAAAAGACTGGTTCCCCACCAGTGATAAAGCATATAGTTCAGATTTCGAACTGGAATTTGAGCACGATTCAAAAACATTTAAACTGAATTTCAGCAATGATGAGCTGAAGATTTCAGAAATCTAA
- a CDS encoding TIGR00730 family Rossman fold protein, producing the protein MNENLNKIHNLAVFCASSDGNDTEIYKTAYEVGKMMAENSIRLIYGGSKLGLMGQVAQGVMDYNGKATGVIPDFLKTKEVVHTSLDKLITTQDMHERKLTMNELSDAFITLPGGFGTFEELFEIVTWAQLGLHRKPIGLLNIRGFYDDLINMLNKMCSKGLLKKDNLDILLISDNFEDLLDQMRKFEPKPVPKWMNKNQT; encoded by the coding sequence ATGAATGAAAATTTAAATAAAATACATAACCTGGCTGTATTTTGTGCCAGTAGCGATGGAAATGATACCGAGATCTACAAAACGGCTTATGAGGTTGGGAAGATGATGGCTGAAAATAGTATTCGCTTAATATATGGTGGTAGTAAATTAGGGCTTATGGGTCAGGTTGCTCAGGGAGTGATGGATTATAATGGTAAAGCGACCGGGGTGATCCCAGATTTCCTGAAAACTAAGGAGGTTGTACATACCAGCCTGGATAAACTTATCACGACTCAGGATATGCACGAGCGCAAGCTCACTATGAACGAATTGAGTGATGCTTTTATAACCTTGCCAGGAGGTTTTGGTACCTTCGAAGAGTTATTTGAGATCGTTACCTGGGCACAATTAGGTTTGCATAGAAAGCCTATTGGGCTTCTAAATATTAGAGGTTTTTATGATGATCTTATTAATATGTTGAACAAAATGTGTTCTAAAGGTCTTCTGAAGAAAGATAATCTAGATATTTTACTGATCTCAGATAATTTTGAAGATCTTTTAGACCAAATGAGGAAATTTGAGCCTAAGCCTGTGCCAAAATGGATGAATAAAAATCAGACCTGA